In a genomic window of Jaculus jaculus isolate mJacJac1 chromosome 8, mJacJac1.mat.Y.cur, whole genome shotgun sequence:
- the Ubox5 gene encoding RING finger protein 37 isoform X2, whose translation MVINLCLPQFRPRIHCNKVSADGYEVENLISEDLIKRSRGFRTEYFVRPPVYVTVSFPFNVELCRINIDLTARGGQNATGLEIYTSSLSNRASWNSQECQTPGPAEPSVPNKEVFTLVGKVLLKSQSQVTFSHRGFKARPPFSPMEVTHPSPTVVVQELWNKGTLSLCHVTHLKIGITHVTGSGIACIKQLEVWGQPAKTCSQEVINSVLLVASESLPQDMVLPMESNCDPRVHCGGQNPSCSSQELVPVLQDVPEEFLDPITLEIMPCPMLLPSGKVIDQTTLEKCNQSEATWGRVPSDPFTGVAFTPQSQPLPHPSLKARIDRFLLQHSVSGCCLLGRTQTASAVTPSIIALPLRKRKIDQAELTPDSSLAVNASCSTTSPLVSPITSEHSAKKMKAPSELTLMHTDGSAGPLSHEQKLSQSLEIALTSTLGSLPSFTAQLTRGQLQPLGTRGNSTSKNPGTSTAEQPGSTPGPECTSCKTPFSPYLRKDPVYQLPCGHLLCRPCLSEKQRFLPMTCRACQQPVSSQDVLRVHF comes from the exons ATGGTAATAAATCTTTGTCTCCCACAATTCAGACCAAGAATTCACTGCAACAAG GTGTCAGCTGATGGTTATGAAGTAGAAAATCTCATCTCTGAAGACCTTATAAAGAGAAGCCGTGGCTTTAGGACTGAGTATTTTGTTAGGCCACCAGTCTATGTGACAGTTTCCTTTCCCTTTAATGTGGAACTCTGTAGGATTAACATAGACCTCACAGCTCGAGGAGGCCAGAATGCCACTGGCTTAGAAATATACACATCTTCCTTATCTAACAGAGCCTCATGGAATTCCCAGGAATGCCAGACCCCAGGCCCTGCAGAACCATCTGTCCCAAATAAAGAAGTGTTCACCTTGGTAGGCAAAGTCTTACTGAAAAGTCAAAGCCAAGTGACGTTCAGCCACAGGGGCTTCAAGGCTAGGCCACCTTTTAGCCCAATGGAAGTCACACACCCCTCCCCTACTGTTGTGGTCCAGGAGCTCTGGAATAAAgggactctttctctctgccatgtGACCCACCTCAAGATCGGTATCACCCATGTGACAGGCAGTGGCATCGCTTGCATCAAGCAGTTAGAGGTGTGGGGTCAGCCGGCTAAGACCTGCTCTCAGGAGGTGATAAACAGTGTCTTGTTGGTAGCctcagagagcctgcctcaagatatGGTTCTACCCATGGAGAGTAACTGTGACCCTAGAGTTCATTGTGGAGGCCAGAACCCCTCCTGTAGCTCACAGGAGTTGGTTCCAGTGCTGCAGGATGTCCCAGAGGAGTTCCTAGATCCCATCACCTTGGAAATCATGCCTTGCCCCATGTTGCTGCCCTCAGGCAAGGTCATTGACCAGACCACACTGGAGAAGTGTAACCAGAGTGAAGCTACTTGGGGCCGAGTGCCCAGTGATCCTTTTACTGGAGTAGCCTTTACTCCGCAGTCCCAGCCACTTCCACACCCCTCCCTGAAGGCCCGAATTGACCGTTTTCTGCTCCAGCACTCTGTCTCTGGCTGCTGCCTGCTTGGGAGAACACAAACTGCATCAGCGGTGACCCCTTCTATCATTGCCTTGCCCTTGAGGAAAAGGAAGATCGATCAGGCTGAACTTACCCCAGACAGCAGTCTTGCTGTGAATGCTTCTTGCTCTACCACAAGTCCTCTGGTCTCGCCCATTACCTCAGAGCACAgtgcaaagaaaatgaaagctcCCAGTGAGCTCACCTTGATGCACACGGACGGTTCAGCAG GTCCATTGTCCCATGAGCAGAAGCTGTCACAAAGCTTGGAAATTGCCTTGACTTCCACCCTTGGCTCCTTGCCCTCCTTCACAGCACAGCTCACTAGGGGACAGCTCCAGCCATTGGGCACAAGAGGGAATAGCACTTCCAAGAATCCAGGCACCAGCACAG CAGAGCAGCCCGGGTCTACTCCTGGCCCAGAGTGTACCTCCTGCAAAACACCGTTTTCTCCCTACTTAAGAAAGGACCCAGTGTACCAGCTGCCCTGTGGCCATCTCCTGTGCCGACCCTGCCTGAGTGAGAAGCAACGTTTCCTGCCCATGACGTGCAGAGCCTGCCAGCAGCCAGTCTCCAGCCAGGATGTGCTGCGGGTCCACTTCTGA
- the Ubox5 gene encoding RING finger protein 37 isoform X3: protein MVINLCLPQFRPRIHCNKVSADGYEVENLISEDLIKRSRGFRTEYFVRPPVYVTVSFPFNVELCRINIDLTARGGQNATGLEIYTSSLSNRASWNSQECQTPGPAEPSVPNKEVFTLVGKVLLKSQSQVTFSHRGFKARPPFSPMEVTHPSPTVVVQELWNKGTLSLCHVTHLKIGITHVTGSGIACIKQLEVWGQPAKTCSQEVINSVLLVASESLPQDMVLPMESNCDPRVHCGGQNPSCSSQELVPVLQDVPEEFLDPITLEIMPCPMLLPSGKVIDQTTLEKCNQSEATWGRVPSDPFTGVAFTPQSQPLPHPSLKARIDRFLLQHSVSGCCLLGRTQTASAVTPSIIALPLRKRKIDQAELTPDSSLAVNASCSTTSPLVSPITSEHSAKKMKAPSELTLMHTDGSAGPLSHEQKLSQSLEIALTSTLGSLPSFTAQLTRGQLQPLGTRGNSTSKNPGTSTEQPGSTPGPECTSCKTPFSPYLRKDPVYQLPCGHLLCRPCLSEKQRFLPMTCRACQQPVSSQDVLRVHF, encoded by the exons ATGGTAATAAATCTTTGTCTCCCACAATTCAGACCAAGAATTCACTGCAACAAG GTGTCAGCTGATGGTTATGAAGTAGAAAATCTCATCTCTGAAGACCTTATAAAGAGAAGCCGTGGCTTTAGGACTGAGTATTTTGTTAGGCCACCAGTCTATGTGACAGTTTCCTTTCCCTTTAATGTGGAACTCTGTAGGATTAACATAGACCTCACAGCTCGAGGAGGCCAGAATGCCACTGGCTTAGAAATATACACATCTTCCTTATCTAACAGAGCCTCATGGAATTCCCAGGAATGCCAGACCCCAGGCCCTGCAGAACCATCTGTCCCAAATAAAGAAGTGTTCACCTTGGTAGGCAAAGTCTTACTGAAAAGTCAAAGCCAAGTGACGTTCAGCCACAGGGGCTTCAAGGCTAGGCCACCTTTTAGCCCAATGGAAGTCACACACCCCTCCCCTACTGTTGTGGTCCAGGAGCTCTGGAATAAAgggactctttctctctgccatgtGACCCACCTCAAGATCGGTATCACCCATGTGACAGGCAGTGGCATCGCTTGCATCAAGCAGTTAGAGGTGTGGGGTCAGCCGGCTAAGACCTGCTCTCAGGAGGTGATAAACAGTGTCTTGTTGGTAGCctcagagagcctgcctcaagatatGGTTCTACCCATGGAGAGTAACTGTGACCCTAGAGTTCATTGTGGAGGCCAGAACCCCTCCTGTAGCTCACAGGAGTTGGTTCCAGTGCTGCAGGATGTCCCAGAGGAGTTCCTAGATCCCATCACCTTGGAAATCATGCCTTGCCCCATGTTGCTGCCCTCAGGCAAGGTCATTGACCAGACCACACTGGAGAAGTGTAACCAGAGTGAAGCTACTTGGGGCCGAGTGCCCAGTGATCCTTTTACTGGAGTAGCCTTTACTCCGCAGTCCCAGCCACTTCCACACCCCTCCCTGAAGGCCCGAATTGACCGTTTTCTGCTCCAGCACTCTGTCTCTGGCTGCTGCCTGCTTGGGAGAACACAAACTGCATCAGCGGTGACCCCTTCTATCATTGCCTTGCCCTTGAGGAAAAGGAAGATCGATCAGGCTGAACTTACCCCAGACAGCAGTCTTGCTGTGAATGCTTCTTGCTCTACCACAAGTCCTCTGGTCTCGCCCATTACCTCAGAGCACAgtgcaaagaaaatgaaagctcCCAGTGAGCTCACCTTGATGCACACGGACGGTTCAGCAG GTCCATTGTCCCATGAGCAGAAGCTGTCACAAAGCTTGGAAATTGCCTTGACTTCCACCCTTGGCTCCTTGCCCTCCTTCACAGCACAGCTCACTAGGGGACAGCTCCAGCCATTGGGCACAAGAGGGAATAGCACTTCCAAGAATCCAGGCACCAGCACAG AGCAGCCCGGGTCTACTCCTGGCCCAGAGTGTACCTCCTGCAAAACACCGTTTTCTCCCTACTTAAGAAAGGACCCAGTGTACCAGCTGCCCTGTGGCCATCTCCTGTGCCGACCCTGCCTGAGTGAGAAGCAACGTTTCCTGCCCATGACGTGCAGAGCCTGCCAGCAGCCAGTCTCCAGCCAGGATGTGCTGCGGGTCCACTTCTGA
- the LOC123462874 gene encoding girdin-like has product MENEIFTPLLEQFMTSPLVTWVKTFGPLAAGNATNLDEYLVLVDGVFLNQVMHQINPKSESQRVNKKVNNAASLRIRNLSILVKQIKFSYQKTLQQLILMSLPNVLIIGKNPFSEQGTEEIKKLLLLLLGCAVQCQKKEEFIERIQGLDLDTKASVAAHIQEITHNQENVFDLQWMEVTDVSGRYRATLEKYGIASKKTDR; this is encoded by the coding sequence atggagaatGAGATTTTCACTCCCCTTCTGGAGCAGTTTATGACTAGCCCGTTGGTCACTTGGGTTAAAACGTTTGGTCCTCTGGCTGCAGGAAATGCGACCAACCTGGATGAATATTTGGTTTTGGTGGATGGAGTATTCTTGAACCAGGTTATGCACCAAATTAATCCTAAATCGGAGAGTCAGAGAGTAAATAAAAAAGTCAACAACGCTGCTTCACTTAGAATTCGCAATCTGTCCATTTTGGTGAAACAGATAAAATTTTCTTACCAGAAAACATTGCAGCAgttgattttgatgtcattgccAAATGTCTTAATCATTGGCAAAAATCCCTTTTCTGAACAAGGCACCGAAGAAATTAAAAAGTTGCTGTTACTTTTACTGGGTTGTGCAGTACAGTGTCAGAAAAAGGAAGAATTTATTGAAAGAATTCAAGGTTTAGATTTGGATACAAAAGCATCAGTTGCTGCACATATTCAAGAGATAACCCATAATCAGGAAAATGTGTTTGATCTGCAATGGATGGAGGTGACAGATGTCTCAGGAAGATATAGAGCCACTCTTGAAAAATATGGCATTGCATCTAAAAAGACTGATAGATGA
- the Ubox5 gene encoding RING finger protein 37 isoform X4, giving the protein MVINLCLPQFRPRIHCNKVSADGYEVENLISEDLIKRSRGFRTEYFVRPPVYVTVSFPFNVELCRINIDLTARGGQNATGLEIYTSSLSNRASWNSQECQTPGPAEPSVPNKEVFTLVGKVLLKSQSQVTFSHRGFKARPPFSPMEVTHPSPTVVVQELWNKGTLSLCHVTHLKIGITHVTGSGIACIKQLEVWGQPAKTCSQEVINSVLLVASESLPQDMVLPMESNCDPRVHCGGQNPSCSSQELVPVLQDVPEEFLDPITLEIMPCPMLLPSGKVIDQTTLEKCNQSEATWGRVPSDPFTGVAFTPQSQPLPHPSLKARIDRFLLQHSVSGCCLLGRTQTASAVTPSIIALPLRKRKIDQAELTPDSSLAVNASCSTTSPLVSPITSEHSAKKMKAPSELTLMHTDGSAEQPGSTPGPECTSCKTPFSPYLRKDPVYQLPCGHLLCRPCLSEKQRFLPMTCRACQQPVSSQDVLRVHF; this is encoded by the exons ATGGTAATAAATCTTTGTCTCCCACAATTCAGACCAAGAATTCACTGCAACAAG GTGTCAGCTGATGGTTATGAAGTAGAAAATCTCATCTCTGAAGACCTTATAAAGAGAAGCCGTGGCTTTAGGACTGAGTATTTTGTTAGGCCACCAGTCTATGTGACAGTTTCCTTTCCCTTTAATGTGGAACTCTGTAGGATTAACATAGACCTCACAGCTCGAGGAGGCCAGAATGCCACTGGCTTAGAAATATACACATCTTCCTTATCTAACAGAGCCTCATGGAATTCCCAGGAATGCCAGACCCCAGGCCCTGCAGAACCATCTGTCCCAAATAAAGAAGTGTTCACCTTGGTAGGCAAAGTCTTACTGAAAAGTCAAAGCCAAGTGACGTTCAGCCACAGGGGCTTCAAGGCTAGGCCACCTTTTAGCCCAATGGAAGTCACACACCCCTCCCCTACTGTTGTGGTCCAGGAGCTCTGGAATAAAgggactctttctctctgccatgtGACCCACCTCAAGATCGGTATCACCCATGTGACAGGCAGTGGCATCGCTTGCATCAAGCAGTTAGAGGTGTGGGGTCAGCCGGCTAAGACCTGCTCTCAGGAGGTGATAAACAGTGTCTTGTTGGTAGCctcagagagcctgcctcaagatatGGTTCTACCCATGGAGAGTAACTGTGACCCTAGAGTTCATTGTGGAGGCCAGAACCCCTCCTGTAGCTCACAGGAGTTGGTTCCAGTGCTGCAGGATGTCCCAGAGGAGTTCCTAGATCCCATCACCTTGGAAATCATGCCTTGCCCCATGTTGCTGCCCTCAGGCAAGGTCATTGACCAGACCACACTGGAGAAGTGTAACCAGAGTGAAGCTACTTGGGGCCGAGTGCCCAGTGATCCTTTTACTGGAGTAGCCTTTACTCCGCAGTCCCAGCCACTTCCACACCCCTCCCTGAAGGCCCGAATTGACCGTTTTCTGCTCCAGCACTCTGTCTCTGGCTGCTGCCTGCTTGGGAGAACACAAACTGCATCAGCGGTGACCCCTTCTATCATTGCCTTGCCCTTGAGGAAAAGGAAGATCGATCAGGCTGAACTTACCCCAGACAGCAGTCTTGCTGTGAATGCTTCTTGCTCTACCACAAGTCCTCTGGTCTCGCCCATTACCTCAGAGCACAgtgcaaagaaaatgaaagctcCCAGTGAGCTCACCTTGATGCACACGGACGGTTCAGCAG AGCAGCCCGGGTCTACTCCTGGCCCAGAGTGTACCTCCTGCAAAACACCGTTTTCTCCCTACTTAAGAAAGGACCCAGTGTACCAGCTGCCCTGTGGCCATCTCCTGTGCCGACCCTGCCTGAGTGAGAAGCAACGTTTCCTGCCCATGACGTGCAGAGCCTGCCAGCAGCCAGTCTCCAGCCAGGATGTGCTGCGGGTCCACTTCTGA
- the Ubox5 gene encoding RING finger protein 37 isoform X1, producing the protein MVINLCLPQFRPRIHCNKVSADGYEVENLISEDLIKRSRGFRTEYFVRPPVYVTVSFPFNVELCRINIDLTARGGQNATGLEIYTSSLSNRASWNSQECQTPGPAEPSVPNKEVFTLVGKVLLKSQSQVTFSHRGFKARPPFSPMEVTHPSPTVVVQELWNKGTLSLCHVTHLKIGITHVTGSGIACIKQLEVWGQPAKTCSQEVINSVLLVASESLPQDMVLPMESNCDPRVHCGGQNPSCSSQELVPVLQDVPEEFLDPITLEIMPCPMLLPSGKVIDQTTLEKCNQSEATWGRVPSDPFTGVAFTPQSQPLPHPSLKARIDRFLLQHSVSGCCLLGRTQTASAVTPSIIALPLRKRKIDQAELTPDSSLAVNASCSTTSPLVSPITSEHSAKKMKAPSELTLMHTDGSAAGPLSHEQKLSQSLEIALTSTLGSLPSFTAQLTRGQLQPLGTRGNSTSKNPGTSTAEQPGSTPGPECTSCKTPFSPYLRKDPVYQLPCGHLLCRPCLSEKQRFLPMTCRACQQPVSSQDVLRVHF; encoded by the exons ATGGTAATAAATCTTTGTCTCCCACAATTCAGACCAAGAATTCACTGCAACAAG GTGTCAGCTGATGGTTATGAAGTAGAAAATCTCATCTCTGAAGACCTTATAAAGAGAAGCCGTGGCTTTAGGACTGAGTATTTTGTTAGGCCACCAGTCTATGTGACAGTTTCCTTTCCCTTTAATGTGGAACTCTGTAGGATTAACATAGACCTCACAGCTCGAGGAGGCCAGAATGCCACTGGCTTAGAAATATACACATCTTCCTTATCTAACAGAGCCTCATGGAATTCCCAGGAATGCCAGACCCCAGGCCCTGCAGAACCATCTGTCCCAAATAAAGAAGTGTTCACCTTGGTAGGCAAAGTCTTACTGAAAAGTCAAAGCCAAGTGACGTTCAGCCACAGGGGCTTCAAGGCTAGGCCACCTTTTAGCCCAATGGAAGTCACACACCCCTCCCCTACTGTTGTGGTCCAGGAGCTCTGGAATAAAgggactctttctctctgccatgtGACCCACCTCAAGATCGGTATCACCCATGTGACAGGCAGTGGCATCGCTTGCATCAAGCAGTTAGAGGTGTGGGGTCAGCCGGCTAAGACCTGCTCTCAGGAGGTGATAAACAGTGTCTTGTTGGTAGCctcagagagcctgcctcaagatatGGTTCTACCCATGGAGAGTAACTGTGACCCTAGAGTTCATTGTGGAGGCCAGAACCCCTCCTGTAGCTCACAGGAGTTGGTTCCAGTGCTGCAGGATGTCCCAGAGGAGTTCCTAGATCCCATCACCTTGGAAATCATGCCTTGCCCCATGTTGCTGCCCTCAGGCAAGGTCATTGACCAGACCACACTGGAGAAGTGTAACCAGAGTGAAGCTACTTGGGGCCGAGTGCCCAGTGATCCTTTTACTGGAGTAGCCTTTACTCCGCAGTCCCAGCCACTTCCACACCCCTCCCTGAAGGCCCGAATTGACCGTTTTCTGCTCCAGCACTCTGTCTCTGGCTGCTGCCTGCTTGGGAGAACACAAACTGCATCAGCGGTGACCCCTTCTATCATTGCCTTGCCCTTGAGGAAAAGGAAGATCGATCAGGCTGAACTTACCCCAGACAGCAGTCTTGCTGTGAATGCTTCTTGCTCTACCACAAGTCCTCTGGTCTCGCCCATTACCTCAGAGCACAgtgcaaagaaaatgaaagctcCCAGTGAGCTCACCTTGATGCACACGGACGGTTCAGCAG CAGGTCCATTGTCCCATGAGCAGAAGCTGTCACAAAGCTTGGAAATTGCCTTGACTTCCACCCTTGGCTCCTTGCCCTCCTTCACAGCACAGCTCACTAGGGGACAGCTCCAGCCATTGGGCACAAGAGGGAATAGCACTTCCAAGAATCCAGGCACCAGCACAG CAGAGCAGCCCGGGTCTACTCCTGGCCCAGAGTGTACCTCCTGCAAAACACCGTTTTCTCCCTACTTAAGAAAGGACCCAGTGTACCAGCTGCCCTGTGGCCATCTCCTGTGCCGACCCTGCCTGAGTGAGAAGCAACGTTTCCTGCCCATGACGTGCAGAGCCTGCCAGCAGCCAGTCTCCAGCCAGGATGTGCTGCGGGTCCACTTCTGA